From Variovorax sp. PMC12, the proteins below share one genomic window:
- a CDS encoding DUF1631 family protein: MSIARSASSLQLARETRERFVAATEGAIVPLARAIRDRLTALASEAGNARAMQEHRDDFVAFQGQGTRWVSLAQTGWRKALAGSGGGAAAASSGLRLELIGDEEVESNILSSRLAQVIHDKASFELSDLRLRIQHLEGTSELDAHDVLKPETLAKLLVEQWLGAGLSRGMWTRVQDTVQLALVDVVVKAYKDANVFLVANGVMQEIDLKSFVRRTGSSGGGAAGAGGGSGGPTTSSGSMARDSGMSGGPHSAQRPGFGFAGSQQGSVPSAVAPPATTGGSPLMIARQRAQTALLSLKRFVTARIGGDTGAGAGQHYQAANPDGRATDAGGGGGPAAPRVFSRTFAGAIADAEVAYRMAATQFMDGPGEQATLMQQTAVDLRKRTTELKKRAPTTADKATVEIVALMFQAILAEERIPFSARVWFARLQMPVLRVAIAEPEFFGTLQHPARMLIDRMGSCVMGFDAAAITGSALEGEIRRVVQVIEQYPETGQRVFKLVFDEFVAFLNRYLTQSDTTQRVMSVAQQVEQKETMAIQYTIELRKMLNDMPVRDEIREFLFKIWAEVLAIAALRYGAQGEQTVMLKRVASDLVWAASAKPNRTDRARVIQDLPQLLQRLRQGMALLGIVDEPQEAHIKIIGATLSDAFLSKTEAIPQAKIEAMAERLTHLEDFVTDVGGASDLPLDAHSIELLLGVDAASIEVVPDAAGAKVAEDMLAWAHELQVGNWFMLDHNDRVSQVQFVWRSDRKQLHLFASADGRSFLIQAGRLAMYLQAGLLVPAEEETLTVRATREALAKLDANPERLLN, encoded by the coding sequence ATGAGCATTGCGCGGTCCGCTTCTTCCCTGCAGCTCGCTCGCGAGACGCGTGAGCGCTTCGTGGCGGCCACGGAAGGCGCGATCGTGCCGCTGGCCCGCGCAATCCGGGACCGGCTGACCGCGCTGGCCTCGGAAGCCGGCAACGCCCGCGCCATGCAGGAGCACCGCGACGATTTCGTGGCGTTCCAGGGGCAGGGCACCCGCTGGGTCTCGCTCGCGCAGACCGGCTGGCGCAAGGCGCTGGCGGGCTCGGGCGGCGGCGCGGCCGCGGCGTCTTCGGGTTTGCGCCTCGAGCTCATCGGCGACGAGGAGGTCGAGAGCAACATCCTCTCATCGCGCCTGGCGCAGGTGATCCACGACAAGGCCAGCTTCGAGCTGAGCGACCTGCGCCTGCGCATCCAGCACCTCGAAGGCACCTCCGAACTCGACGCCCACGACGTGCTCAAGCCCGAGACTCTGGCCAAGCTGCTGGTCGAGCAATGGCTCGGCGCGGGCCTGAGCCGCGGCATGTGGACCCGGGTGCAGGACACCGTGCAGCTGGCGCTGGTCGACGTGGTCGTCAAGGCCTACAAGGACGCCAACGTGTTCCTGGTCGCCAACGGGGTGATGCAGGAGATCGATCTCAAGAGCTTCGTGCGGCGCACGGGCAGCAGCGGCGGCGGCGCAGCGGGCGCAGGCGGCGGCTCCGGCGGCCCGACCACGTCGAGCGGCTCGATGGCCCGCGACAGCGGCATGTCCGGCGGCCCCCACAGCGCCCAGCGCCCCGGCTTCGGGTTCGCCGGCTCGCAGCAGGGCTCGGTGCCCTCGGCCGTGGCGCCTCCCGCAACCACCGGTGGATCGCCGTTGATGATCGCCCGGCAACGCGCGCAGACCGCCCTGCTCAGCCTCAAGCGGTTCGTGACCGCGCGCATCGGCGGCGACACGGGCGCAGGCGCGGGACAGCATTACCAGGCCGCGAATCCCGATGGACGCGCCACCGATGCCGGCGGCGGCGGGGGGCCGGCGGCTCCGCGCGTGTTCTCGCGCACCTTCGCCGGCGCCATCGCCGACGCCGAAGTCGCCTATCGCATGGCGGCCACCCAGTTCATGGACGGCCCGGGCGAGCAGGCCACGCTGATGCAGCAGACCGCCGTCGACCTGCGCAAGCGGACCACCGAGCTCAAGAAGCGTGCGCCGACCACCGCCGACAAGGCCACGGTCGAGATCGTGGCGCTGATGTTCCAGGCCATCCTGGCCGAGGAACGCATTCCTTTTTCGGCGCGCGTGTGGTTCGCGCGCCTGCAGATGCCGGTGCTGCGCGTGGCCATCGCCGAGCCCGAGTTCTTCGGCACCCTGCAGCACCCCGCGCGCATGCTGATCGACCGCATGGGCTCGTGCGTGATGGGCTTCGACGCGGCGGCCATCACCGGCAGCGCGCTCGAAGGCGAGATCCGCCGCGTGGTGCAGGTCATCGAGCAATATCCCGAAACCGGCCAGCGCGTATTCAAGCTGGTGTTCGACGAGTTCGTCGCCTTCCTCAACCGCTATCTGACCCAGAGCGACACCACGCAGCGCGTGATGAGCGTGGCGCAGCAGGTCGAGCAGAAGGAAACGATGGCGATCCAGTACACCATCGAGTTGCGCAAGATGCTGAACGACATGCCCGTGCGCGACGAGATCCGGGAGTTCCTCTTCAAGATCTGGGCCGAGGTGCTGGCCATTGCCGCGCTGCGCTACGGCGCGCAGGGCGAGCAGACGGTGATGCTCAAGCGCGTGGCCTCCGACCTGGTGTGGGCCGCGAGCGCCAAGCCCAACCGCACCGACCGCGCCCGCGTCATACAAGACCTGCCGCAGCTGCTGCAGCGCCTGCGCCAGGGCATGGCGCTGCTGGGCATCGTCGACGAGCCGCAGGAAGCGCACATCAAGATCATCGGCGCCACGCTGTCCGACGCCTTCCTGTCGAAGACCGAGGCGATTCCGCAGGCCAAGATCGAAGCCATGGCCGAGCGGCTGACGCACCTGGAAGACTTCGTGACCGACGTCGGCGGCGCCTCCGACCTGCCGCTCGACGCCCACAGCATCGAGCTGCTGCTCGGCGTGGACGCCGCCTCGATCGAGGTCGTTCCCGATGCCGCCGGCGCCAAGGTGGCCGAGGACATGCTCGCCTGGGCGCATGAGTTGCAGGTGGGCAACTGGTTCATGCTCGACCACAACGACCGGGTGAGCCAGGTGCAGTTCGTGTGGCGCAGCGACCGCAAGCAGCTGCACCTGTTCGCCTCCGCGGACGGCCGCAGCTTCCTGATCCAGGCCGGTCGCCTGGCCATGTACCTGCAGGCCGGCCTGCTGGTGCCGGCCGAGGAAGAAACGCTCACCGTGCGCGCCACGCGCGAAGCGCTGGCCAAGCTCGACGCCAACCCCGAGCGCCTGCTGAACTAG
- a CDS encoding DUF494 family protein — translation MFEVLVFVYENYWRGDACPEPEQLGRKLSAHGFEAEEIREALHWLDGLSLATQGMQIEHHADDAASATVTLRGAPEAALPQSPDAMRIYSQAEQEHLGAECLGFIRFLESSDVLPCGLREIVIERAMAAPGDPVAIDELKIIVLMVHWSTGIEPDALVLDELCESREGRTAH, via the coding sequence ATGTTCGAAGTACTTGTTTTTGTCTACGAGAACTACTGGCGCGGCGATGCATGCCCCGAACCCGAACAACTGGGCCGCAAGCTCAGCGCGCACGGCTTCGAGGCAGAAGAAATCCGCGAAGCCCTTCACTGGCTAGACGGCCTGAGCCTTGCAACGCAAGGCATGCAGATCGAGCACCACGCCGACGACGCGGCCTCGGCCACCGTCACATTGCGCGGCGCACCCGAAGCGGCCCTGCCCCAATCCCCCGATGCCATGCGCATCTACTCCCAGGCGGAGCAGGAGCACCTCGGCGCCGAATGCCTGGGCTTCATCCGCTTCCTCGAATCATCGGACGTGCTGCCCTGCGGGCTGCGTGAGATCGTGATCGAGCGCGCGATGGCCGCACCGGGCGATCCGGTCGCGATCGACGAGCTGAAGATCATCGTGCTGATGGTCCACTGGAGCACCGGCATCGAGCCCGATGCGCTGGTGCTCGACGAACTCTGCGAAAGCCGCGAAGGCCGCACCGCACACTGA
- the dprA gene encoding DNA-processing protein DprA encodes MERAELAGWLRLSLTPGIGDGTVRRLLAAFGLPERVFAQPEEALREVVSLAQAEALRQPPANLQAQVDQTWQWLHNTDNGSSRRLVTLGDAGYPASLLEMADPPPMLYVLGAADYDLTQLGHSIAVVGSRNPTPQGASNARSFARALGEAGLPVVSGLALGVDGAAHQGALDAAGETPCLATVAVVGTGLDRVYPARHRDLAHRITQQGLIVSELPLGTPPLTQNFPKRNRLIAGLARGTLVVEAALQSGSLITARLTSEQGKEVFAIPGSIHSPQSRGCHALIRQGAKLVESVNDILEELPPLQHTPSASPPKNGNGSSDAAEAQQAPSSTEAPLLEALGFDPVSLDALSARTGWSAAALQAKLLSLELDGHVSRLPGGLFQRSASS; translated from the coding sequence TTGGAACGCGCAGAACTCGCAGGCTGGCTGCGACTTTCACTGACCCCCGGCATCGGTGACGGCACCGTGCGCCGGCTCCTCGCGGCGTTCGGCCTGCCCGAGCGCGTGTTCGCGCAGCCGGAAGAAGCGCTGCGCGAAGTGGTGTCGCTCGCGCAGGCCGAGGCACTGCGGCAGCCGCCCGCCAATCTCCAGGCCCAGGTCGACCAGACCTGGCAATGGCTGCACAACACCGACAACGGCAGCTCGCGCCGGCTCGTCACGCTCGGCGATGCAGGCTACCCGGCCTCGCTGCTCGAAATGGCCGATCCGCCGCCCATGCTCTATGTGCTCGGCGCCGCCGACTACGACCTCACGCAACTCGGCCACAGCATCGCGGTCGTGGGCAGCCGCAACCCGACACCGCAAGGCGCCAGCAATGCGCGCAGCTTTGCGCGCGCGCTGGGCGAAGCCGGCCTGCCGGTGGTCTCGGGGCTGGCGCTGGGGGTGGACGGCGCCGCGCACCAGGGCGCGCTGGACGCCGCCGGCGAGACGCCCTGCCTCGCCACGGTCGCCGTGGTCGGCACCGGGCTCGACCGCGTCTACCCGGCGCGGCACCGCGACCTGGCGCACCGCATCACCCAACAAGGCCTGATCGTCAGCGAGTTGCCGCTGGGCACGCCGCCGCTCACGCAGAACTTTCCGAAGCGCAACCGGCTCATCGCCGGGCTGGCACGCGGCACGCTGGTGGTCGAGGCGGCGCTGCAGTCGGGCTCGCTGATCACCGCGCGGCTCACCTCGGAGCAGGGCAAGGAAGTGTTCGCGATACCGGGTTCGATCCACTCGCCCCAGTCGCGCGGCTGCCACGCGCTGATCCGGCAGGGCGCCAAGCTCGTGGAATCGGTCAACGACATCCTTGAAGAGCTGCCGCCGCTGCAGCACACACCGTCCGCATCGCCGCCCAAGAACGGCAACGGCAGCAGCGACGCAGCCGAAGCGCAGCAGGCGCCGTCATCGACCGAGGCCCCGCTGCTGGAGGCCCTGGGCTTCGACCCGGTCAGCCTCGACGCACTGAGCGCCCGCACCGGCTGGAGCGCCGCCGCGCTGCAGGCGAAGCTGCTCTCGCTCGAACTGGACGGCCATGTCTCGCGCCTGCCCGGCGGGCTCTTCCAGCGATCTGCCAGCAGCTGA
- a CDS encoding LysM peptidoglycan-binding domain-containing protein, which translates to MKKLRSAERQRPSFLATLTALAVLGSCGATTAWAQNYPVTPQQRATAQQTAQTGVPLSELSPNAPDEYAVKPGDTLWAISRLYLLRPWRWPELWGMNLDEIANPHRIYPGQVLYLDKTGGRARLTTTRRGGFSGDGGTIKLSPRTRFDSLAGMALPTLNPSIIEPFLSEPIVVDAGTLESAPRIVAGNDNRVLLSRGDRAYARGNANSPLVEAPGPVQHFRVFRNATPLKDPGTGEILGYEAQYLGKAQLQRGESTTVETVEDKDVITVVPATVDIIASREEIRAGDRLLPEPPRQLLSYVPRAPSTQVDGRIISVYGNAVQFAAQNQVVAINKGTRDGIDSGHVLAILKNGETIVDRTGARKETIKLPNERIGLLMVFRTFEKVSYALVLEINDTPRAGDFLVNP; encoded by the coding sequence ATGAAAAAGCTCAGATCAGCTGAACGCCAGCGCCCCTCATTTCTTGCCACGCTGACCGCCCTGGCGGTGCTCGGCAGTTGCGGCGCCACGACGGCCTGGGCCCAGAACTACCCGGTGACGCCGCAGCAGCGCGCCACGGCCCAGCAGACCGCGCAGACCGGCGTGCCGCTGAGCGAACTCTCCCCCAACGCCCCCGACGAATACGCCGTCAAGCCCGGCGACACGCTCTGGGCCATCTCCCGCCTCTACCTGCTGCGCCCCTGGCGCTGGCCCGAGCTGTGGGGCATGAACCTCGACGAAATCGCGAACCCGCACCGCATCTACCCCGGCCAGGTGCTCTACCTGGACAAGACCGGCGGCCGCGCCCGCCTCACGACCACCCGCCGCGGCGGCTTCAGCGGCGACGGCGGCACCATCAAGCTGTCACCGCGCACCCGCTTCGATTCGCTGGCCGGCATGGCGCTGCCCACGCTCAACCCGAGCATCATCGAGCCGTTCCTGAGCGAGCCCATCGTGGTCGACGCCGGCACGCTGGAGAGCGCGCCGCGCATCGTGGCCGGCAACGACAACCGTGTTCTGCTGTCACGCGGCGACCGCGCCTATGCGCGCGGCAACGCCAATTCCCCGCTGGTCGAGGCCCCGGGCCCGGTGCAGCATTTCCGCGTGTTCCGCAACGCCACCCCGCTGAAAGACCCGGGCACGGGCGAAATCCTCGGCTACGAGGCGCAGTACCTGGGCAAGGCGCAGCTGCAGCGCGGCGAGTCGACCACCGTCGAGACGGTCGAGGACAAGGACGTCATCACGGTGGTGCCAGCGACCGTCGACATCATCGCGTCGCGCGAGGAAATCCGCGCCGGCGACCGCCTGCTGCCCGAGCCGCCGCGCCAGCTGCTGAGCTACGTGCCGCGCGCGCCCTCGACGCAGGTCGACGGCCGCATCATCTCGGTCTACGGCAACGCGGTGCAGTTCGCGGCGCAGAACCAGGTGGTGGCCATCAACAAGGGCACGCGCGACGGCATCGACAGCGGCCACGTGCTGGCCATCCTGAAGAACGGCGAGACCATCGTCGACCGTACCGGCGCCCGCAAGGAAACCATCAAGCTGCCCAATGAACGCATCGGCCTGCTGATGGTGTTTCGCACTTTCGAGAAAGTGTCCTACGCGCTGGTCCTGGAAATCAACGACACTCCGCGCGCTGGCGACTTCCTCGTCAATCCCTGA
- the def gene encoding peptide deformylase, whose product MAKRIILSYPDKRLHTVAKPVQGVDARIKALVADMLETMYDANGIGLAATQVDVHERLVVIDVSEERNEPIVLINPEITWASDEKVLNEEGCLSVPGIYDGVMRSTSVKVQALDENGESRTIEADGLLAVCIQHELDHLLGKVFVEYLSPLKRNRIKSKLLKQQREELRERA is encoded by the coding sequence ATGGCCAAACGAATCATTCTGAGTTACCCGGACAAGCGCCTCCACACGGTGGCCAAGCCGGTGCAGGGCGTCGACGCGCGCATCAAGGCGCTGGTGGCCGACATGCTGGAAACAATGTACGACGCCAACGGCATCGGCCTGGCAGCCACGCAGGTCGACGTGCACGAGCGGCTTGTCGTCATCGACGTGTCCGAAGAGCGCAACGAGCCCATTGTGCTCATCAACCCCGAGATCACCTGGGCCAGCGACGAGAAGGTGCTGAACGAGGAAGGCTGCCTCTCGGTGCCCGGCATCTACGACGGCGTGATGCGCTCGACCTCGGTCAAGGTGCAGGCGCTCGACGAGAACGGCGAAAGCCGCACCATCGAGGCCGACGGCCTGCTGGCCGTGTGCATCCAGCACGAACTCGACCACCTGCTGGGCAAGGTGTTCGTCGAATACCTCTCCCCCCTGAAGCGCAACCGCATCAAGAGCAAGCTGCTCAAGCAGCAGCGCGAAGAACTGCGGGAACGGGCCTGA
- the fmt gene encoding methionyl-tRNA formyltransferase, producing the protein MSRLRVVFAGTPEFARVALEAIAAAGHDIVLVMSQPDRPAGRGMKLQASPVKQCAAANGWPVAQPRSLRLDGKYPDEASAARDTLLAARPDVMVVAAYGLILPQWVLDLPAHGCLNIHASLLPRWRGAAPIHRAIEAGDAQTGITIMQMDAGLDTGDMLLRESVDIGDDNTARLHDRLAGLGGRMIVEALANIGGLTRTPQPAEGITYAHKVEKHEALIDWAQAADAIVRRIRAFDPFPGANSPLDGEAIKLWAAHATAATDASAAPGTILAVTDAGVAVAASGSTVTITELQRAGGKRLPVADFLRGFDLKPGQVFG; encoded by the coding sequence TTGAGCCGCCTGCGCGTCGTTTTCGCGGGCACGCCCGAGTTCGCTCGCGTCGCCCTGGAGGCCATCGCCGCCGCCGGCCATGACATCGTGCTGGTGATGAGCCAGCCCGACCGCCCCGCCGGCCGCGGCATGAAGCTGCAGGCCTCGCCCGTCAAGCAGTGCGCAGCGGCCAACGGCTGGCCCGTGGCCCAGCCGCGCAGCCTGCGCCTGGACGGCAAGTACCCCGACGAAGCCTCGGCCGCGCGCGACACCCTGCTGGCCGCCAGGCCCGACGTGATGGTGGTCGCCGCCTACGGCCTGATCCTGCCGCAGTGGGTGCTCGACCTGCCGGCGCACGGCTGCCTGAACATCCACGCGAGCCTGCTGCCGCGCTGGCGCGGCGCGGCGCCGATCCACCGCGCCATCGAGGCCGGCGACGCGCAGACCGGCATCACCATCATGCAGATGGACGCGGGCCTGGATACCGGCGACATGCTGCTGCGCGAGTCGGTCGACATCGGCGACGACAACACCGCGCGCCTGCACGACCGGCTGGCCGGGCTGGGCGGCCGCATGATCGTCGAGGCGTTGGCGAACATCGGCGGCCTCACCCGCACGCCCCAGCCCGCCGAAGGCATCACCTACGCCCACAAGGTCGAGAAGCACGAAGCGCTGATCGACTGGGCCCAGGCCGCCGACGCCATCGTGCGTCGCATCCGCGCCTTCGACCCGTTTCCCGGCGCCAACAGCCCGCTCGACGGCGAGGCCATCAAGCTGTGGGCCGCCCACGCGACTGCGGCCACCGATGCGTCGGCTGCGCCGGGCACGATCCTGGCCGTCACCGACGCCGGCGTTGCCGTGGCCGCTTCCGGCTCGACCGTCACCATCACCGAACTGCAGCGCGCGGGCGGCAAGCGCCTGCCCGTGGCCGATTTCCTGCGCGGCTTCGACCTGAAGCCCGGGCAGGTGTTCGGCTGA
- a CDS encoding AzlC family ABC transporter permease: protein MFLSTAIRSRPEFRTGVRDMSSVALGIGAWGLMTGVAMVKSDMSVIEAIAMTLLVYAGSSQLAAIPLLAAGAPAWVILATGFCVNLRFVVFSLHLRPYLMHMPRWRRMLHGYLTADMSYALFTRKYPKPPLTIAEEQSQEAYLTGNYFVTWCAWMGMSMLGVALANFIPQNWGLGFAGVLSLVAIVCSMATTRLRVLAALIAGVTAVAAYALPLKLNIVVAIGVAVLLCFWLEKQFGLDPAAEDDK, encoded by the coding sequence ATGTTCCTGTCGACCGCCATCCGCTCGCGGCCCGAATTCCGGACGGGCGTGCGCGACATGTCTTCCGTGGCGCTGGGCATCGGCGCCTGGGGCCTCATGACCGGCGTGGCCATGGTCAAGTCGGACATGAGCGTGATCGAGGCGATTGCGATGACCCTGCTGGTCTACGCGGGCAGCTCGCAGCTGGCGGCCATTCCGCTGCTGGCCGCGGGCGCGCCGGCCTGGGTGATTCTGGCCACGGGCTTCTGCGTGAACCTGCGCTTCGTCGTGTTCAGCCTGCACCTGCGCCCCTACCTCATGCACATGCCGCGCTGGCGCCGCATGCTGCACGGCTACCTCACGGCCGACATGAGCTATGCGCTCTTCACCAGGAAGTACCCCAAGCCGCCGCTCACCATTGCCGAGGAGCAGTCGCAGGAGGCCTACCTCACCGGCAACTACTTCGTGACCTGGTGCGCCTGGATGGGCATGAGCATGCTGGGCGTGGCGCTCGCCAACTTCATTCCGCAGAACTGGGGCCTGGGCTTCGCGGGCGTGCTGAGCCTGGTGGCCATCGTCTGCTCGATGGCGACGACGCGGCTGCGCGTGCTGGCCGCGCTGATTGCCGGCGTCACCGCGGTGGCCGCCTATGCGCTGCCGCTGAAGCTCAACATCGTGGTCGCCATCGGCGTCGCGGTGCTGCTGTGCTTCTGGCTGGAGAAGCAGTTCGGGCTCGACCCGGCGGCGGAGGACGACAAGTGA
- a CDS encoding AzlD domain-containing protein — protein MSGTTDLWTICVIVGLALVTVLTRCFFFILDRPWGLPEWAHRALHYAPAAALAAVIAPEIVMTQGHLIGTLHDARLYAAVVGAAYYYWRRGVLGTMLAGMAVYLPLHLGLGW, from the coding sequence GTGAGTGGAACCACCGACCTGTGGACCATTTGCGTGATCGTCGGGCTGGCGCTCGTCACCGTGCTCACGCGCTGCTTCTTCTTCATCCTGGACCGCCCCTGGGGCCTGCCCGAGTGGGCGCACCGCGCGCTGCACTATGCGCCGGCCGCCGCGCTCGCGGCGGTGATCGCGCCCGAGATCGTCATGACGCAGGGCCACCTGATCGGCACGCTGCACGACGCCCGCCTCTATGCGGCGGTCGTCGGCGCGGCTTACTACTACTGGCGGCGCGGCGTGCTCGGCACCATGCTCGCGGGCATGGCGGTGTACCTGCCGCTGCACTTGGGCCTCGGCTGGTAG
- a CDS encoding Bug family tripartite tricarboxylate transporter substrate binding protein: protein MKRFLPLLAATLALAASFASAQPAAYPNQPVKWIVPYSAGGGTDNLARSLAEAMQPSLGQPLIIDNRPGASTNIGVSVMMQAKPDGYTIMQAENAALLFNEHMFTKLPYKPASDFTYIGTIGRFPVALVVHPDFPAKNVAEFVRYVKANPEKVSYASPGNGSPHHMAMELFKQKAGLSIVHVPYKGAAPAMSDVMGGQVPVMMLDLASGLSIIKSGKVRVLAIALPQRANALPEVPTFVEAGFPDVNAYAFHGLIGPAGMQPEAVARLNAELHKAMKAPKVVKLFADFGFEALPGSPQDFYKLSRAESERWGNIIRTAGVKLD from the coding sequence ATGAAACGCTTCCTTCCCCTGCTGGCCGCGACCCTCGCGCTGGCTGCTTCCTTCGCGTCGGCGCAGCCGGCGGCCTACCCGAACCAGCCGGTCAAGTGGATCGTGCCGTACTCGGCCGGCGGCGGCACCGACAACCTGGCGCGTTCGCTGGCCGAGGCCATGCAGCCTTCGCTGGGGCAGCCGCTGATCATCGACAACCGGCCCGGCGCGTCGACCAACATCGGCGTGTCCGTGATGATGCAGGCCAAGCCCGACGGCTACACGATCATGCAGGCCGAGAACGCGGCGCTGCTCTTCAACGAACACATGTTCACCAAGCTGCCGTACAAGCCGGCGAGCGACTTCACCTACATCGGCACCATCGGCCGCTTTCCGGTAGCGCTGGTGGTGCACCCCGACTTCCCCGCGAAGAACGTGGCGGAGTTCGTGCGCTACGTGAAGGCCAACCCCGAGAAGGTGAGCTATGCCTCGCCGGGCAACGGCTCGCCGCATCACATGGCGATGGAGCTGTTCAAGCAGAAGGCCGGGCTGAGCATCGTGCACGTGCCGTACAAGGGCGCCGCGCCCGCCATGTCCGACGTGATGGGCGGACAGGTGCCGGTGATGATGCTCGACCTGGCCTCGGGCCTGTCGATCATCAAGTCGGGCAAGGTGCGGGTGCTGGCCATCGCGCTGCCGCAGCGCGCCAATGCGCTGCCCGAGGTGCCGACCTTCGTCGAGGCCGGCTTTCCCGACGTCAACGCCTACGCCTTCCACGGCCTGATCGGCCCGGCCGGCATGCAGCCGGAAGCGGTGGCGCGGCTCAACGCCGAACTGCACAAGGCCATGAAGGCGCCGAAGGTGGTGAAGCTGTTCGCGGACTTCGGCTTCGAGGCGCTGCCGGGCTCGCCGCAGGACTTCTACAAGCTATCGCGCGCCGAGAGCGAGCGCTGGGGCAACATCATCAGAACAGCCGGCGTGAAGCTCGACTGA
- a CDS encoding MBL fold metallo-hydrolase yields the protein MTANVSFASASDTREQKPQLRELAPDAYGYISDFDPNCGFVVGDDHVVLIDTRPTPRMARDFLAAIRTVTDKPIRTIVLTHYHAVRVMGASAFDEVEQIIASNGTLDWIRTRGQADFDSEVGRFPRLFAGVEEIPGLTFPTMSFQGEMSLWLGPRPGTGRELRLMALGRGHSSGDTVAWLPDCGVLFSGDVVENHCGVYAGDAYIGDWARTLDAVHALNPRVLVPGRGAVLQDEAACAEAIGLTKAFLSTLLDSVKAGIAAGDTLKGCFARAEAAMTPRFGGWPVFQHVLPFDVSRAYDELRGIEHPVVWTAERDRELWQVLRGD from the coding sequence ATGACCGCCAACGTCTCTTTCGCTTCTGCCTCGGACACCCGCGAGCAGAAGCCGCAGCTGCGCGAGCTCGCGCCCGATGCATACGGCTACATCAGCGACTTCGATCCCAACTGCGGCTTCGTCGTCGGCGACGACCACGTGGTGCTGATCGACACGCGCCCCACGCCGCGCATGGCGCGCGACTTCCTCGCGGCCATCCGCACGGTGACCGACAAGCCGATCCGGACCATCGTGCTCACCCACTACCACGCGGTGCGCGTGATGGGCGCGAGCGCCTTCGACGAGGTGGAGCAGATCATCGCGAGCAACGGCACGCTCGACTGGATACGCACCCGCGGCCAGGCCGACTTCGATTCGGAGGTGGGCCGCTTCCCGCGCCTGTTCGCGGGCGTGGAAGAGATTCCGGGCCTGACCTTCCCGACGATGAGCTTCCAGGGCGAAATGAGCCTGTGGCTCGGCCCCCGCCCGGGCACCGGCCGCGAGCTGCGGCTGATGGCGCTGGGCCGCGGCCATTCGAGCGGCGACACCGTCGCCTGGCTGCCCGACTGCGGCGTGCTGTTCTCCGGCGACGTGGTCGAGAACCACTGCGGCGTGTACGCGGGCGACGCCTACATCGGCGACTGGGCCCGCACGCTCGACGCGGTGCATGCGCTGAACCCGCGCGTGCTGGTGCCGGGCCGCGGCGCGGTGCTGCAGGACGAAGCCGCATGCGCCGAGGCGATCGGCCTGACCAAGGCATTCCTGTCGACGCTGCTGGACAGCGTGAAGGCCGGCATCGCGGCGGGCGACACGCTCAAGGGCTGCTTCGCGCGCGCAGAGGCGGCCATGACGCCGCGCTTCGGCGGCTGGCCCGTGTTCCAGCATGTGCTGCCCTTCGACGTGTCGCGCGCCTATGACGAGCTGCGCGGCATCGAGCACCCCGTGGTGTGGACCGCCGAGCGCGACCGCGAGCTGTGGCAAGTGCTGCGCGGCGACTGA
- a CDS encoding DUF2783 domain-containing protein, with protein sequence MNTAPRIPDPDGFYAALLAAHEGMSEAHSADLNARLVLLLANQCADQDVLLACIRAAAEDNPTTNHTP encoded by the coding sequence ATGAACACAGCGCCCCGCATCCCCGACCCCGACGGCTTCTACGCGGCCCTGCTTGCCGCGCACGAAGGCATGAGCGAGGCGCACAGCGCCGACCTCAATGCCCGCCTCGTGCTGCTGCTGGCCAACCAGTGCGCCGACCAGGACGTGCTGCTCGCCTGCATCCGCGCGGCCGCCGAAGACAACCCCACGACCAACCACACCCCATGA